The genomic segment ctttgttaacTTCCACATACTGTGAAACAGATAACTACAACATTGGTTTTTTTAATGGACTGAATAAGGTTCTGTTACCTGGGATCAAATCTGTGCACCACGTAGCCGAGCCTCTTCAGATGCCCAAACACCtttgagataaaaaaataaataaatttaaataaaaatacagtgtttAGACTGGTTATTTGTTGCATTAAgactttaaaaaatgcattgttAGATTAATAGTAACTGCACCTGGTATTGCTGCAGCCTCACAGTGTCTGAAGACAGAAACCTCTCGTACCCGTCCTGGATGGAAAGTGGAAGGTCCTGATAAAACACCTGCAGGTTTCCCTGTTCACATATAAGCATTCAGTCAGCGACATCACCAGCTCACAATATTACCTGTTAATAATgacatttaacatgttaaattaaatagaactgaataaatagaaataatgaAGTGCTTTTTGTTGGTAAACTGCATCCTATCTGTCACTCACACACTCCATCAGGTAGAGCGCCTCCTCAGGCAGCAGGTACTGCTTGTTGTTTGCAGAAAAGCCCATCGTCTGCCAAAACTttccctttaaaaagaaataaaagaggtgGCAGACTTATACACTACAGGCTAATAATATGCTAAATATCTCATaataaaaagtcaaagaaaaaattgttttaactttgcagccatttttaaactGAGGttgattatattttattaatttttatccaCAGATTTCTTCTTTACAGTACTTTTGATTTAATGTTAACTTTTTCTTGTTAGTCTTATTTCACTGTTACACtaaattgcatttttattatattttttctgatttaattcTATGATGCATCCTGTAATATAAAATCCTTTCGAAATGTTCTGAATAAACACTAGAGGCTGATAAAGCTTTTTATCGGCTCTAGAGTTTGTTGAGACAAATtcctgggattttttttcccacaatgcAAAAGCATTTCCTGGTTTTTCACCCTCTGAATGTCACTTTGGATATTCAGCTccatttccaccaacgggttcaggttgaaacacattttttttgcattttcagaGGCAAAAACCGGGAAGGATACCAAAATATCCAAACCATTAGCGATAGATGTCCACCACAGTTTTATGTTCCTCCTTATGTTAGTTTCCAGTTGCATTTGGCCTATACTGCCACCCTGTGGTGACACACAACCTTGACATTAAACCAATAAAGGGGACCTgtcagatttagatttttgcagctttttgtcAGTTCCCTGAAGATTAGCTTTGCTAGTTAATGGAAACCTGGCTTATAGCTCAGACTTGTTCACAGTGAAGCATTAATGTTCATGTACGATTTCCTTCGCAGCTTCTATGTAACACCATATTTTTTAATGCCGCCCTTTTTTCCTAATTCTAAGCCCTCTGAAGCTGAATTACAGGTATTAGTTTAGtttataaagtttataaaaGTTAGCATAGAGGTCAGTGACTTTAGTTTATGTGGTTTAACCTGTTTTGTTGAATATGAGTGATGTGTTCAGTGAGTGTGTAAAATTATCTAATTACATTCTGCTTAGACTTCACCCCGATTCATTGAGCCTGGTAGCTCTATCAAAAACCTGGACAATTTGGATTTAGAAAATTGAGGGATAGAACAAAGTGGACGAGGCAAAGGGTGAAATGAGACTATGTTTTAAGCTGCCTCCAAATCTGCATAAAATCATTTCTGAATCACGTCACACTGCAGGatgtacatttaaatacatttctttaagatatattttaaaataaaatctattcctgtgtttttctgtcattttattatCAGCATTATTGTCTCATTTTATTGGATTTTCAAGAGAAAAAGGCTGAAGGTCACATTTTTCTGATATCGCACAGGCCAAGTCAGACTGGTAGAAAGGACAGAACTCACAGCTGGAGACTGAAGCTCCACAATCTGGTCACTTGGAATCCACGTGGCTTTAACAAGGTTTCCTCTGCAATGACATAAAACCAGACAGCATCCATCTCATGTCTGGAAACAAAACCTGACTGCTGCAGTCATGGAAACGTATTTACATTTCTACCCAttttcaagaaataaaacagcttgAGAATCACAATGAATACGTCACTTCCTTACTTAAGTTAGGATATGATCGTGTTATAATACATTCCCTGATGTTGCATTCAAGGACAGCCAGCAAGGTCAAACAGAAACTTTAACCCCAATGCTATTTGTACAGGATTTATCTTTGCCATTGCTTTGTCTTTGTTGAACACTTCAGCTGCTCAAAGCTCTTAAATGCATCACTGAGGACAAATATATAAGGAATGGGACAGGTTACACATCAGTTAATATCAGTGGTTATGGGATGACTGATGGACGCTGCATCAACTCACAGCCTCTCCACTCTCTCCTCTGATATGAGGCTCCAGTGTTCATCCAGGCTCTGCTGCAGCCGCCATCTTTGCTCCTCCGAATCGTTGGGGTAGAAGTCCTTCTGTCCTCTGACGGGGATTTTATGACTCCTGGAGCGAGCAGCAAACAGCTCACATGGGCTGCAGgttcaaagaaaagaaacactcaGGTCAGATGATTAGAGCTGGTACATATACACAGCTgatttctagaacatgacaatgagttcactggactccacagtcaccagatctcagtccagtagagcagctttgggatgtggtggaacgggaaattctcatcatggatgcagctgacaaacctgcagcaactgtgtgatacTGTCATGTCAGTAAGGAGCAAAAcatctgaggaatgtttccaacaccttgtttaaTCTATGACACCAGGAATAAAGGCAGATCTGGAAGAAAAAGAGGTCcaaccaggtactagaaggtggacctgataaagtggacagtgagtgtgtttcattatcatcattattatatcAATTTTTAgcaagatttctttcttttctttaaccaAGATAGTTGTTAAgtgtgctctctctctctctctctctctatatatatatatatatatacacacatatatatatatagtatttttgcattatataatgttaaaataaaatgtttctctcattcgtttttattttataatgttgcTGTAACACTGCAATTTTTGGGATCAATAATGTACATTTGATTCAGATGTCTGATTATCAATAGAGAAAATTAGAAGATTGCTTCCCTTTTACTTAATCTGTCCATTGCTTTTGCGGCAAATAATCATGTATCAACAATAATAACCCACACTTTGTATATTTGGAGTCATGAGATCATGAATCACTGCTATGGTACCCTGCTCAGAccaattttaattcatttaataacaGTCAGTGATATCGGTCGTGAGAAATTAACCTTACAGAGAAAGTTCTCATTCAGCAGTACACCTCCAACACACACTACAGAGAGCCGAAATTTACTACAGACGACTATACTGtcaaaacatataaacatactaTTTCTGTGACAATATCTCCTCTGGAAATAATCGCAGCAATGGCTACAAATCTGATCAAGTGCGTTTTAATGGcaatttaaattgtgttttaatgtAAGTGAACTTAGCTGACAGCGTTAAATGAAACTGTGTCTCTACCATGTGCACAAGGAAACAGTCCGAGAGTTCCAACAGCTGACAACACGTGAGAAACAACGACACAGGGAAAAAATACTACATAAATTTTGTCAACCCTTTTAGTTTAATATCTGATAATTGCAAATAAAAGCCGAGACGAACCTCAGTATTTCACTGTAGAACTTCGTTTCGGTGTCCGTCTTGTTTTGGTCCGCCATGACAGCCACTGGCTGAAGGTGTCCTCCTCTGGGTCCTAACGCCTGTCAAATCACGTATAACAAACAGCTGCACATAtgaccagcagagggcgctaaAGTCGCTCTTTATTTatccccctttttctttttctttcacatgttgtttccagttaTTTGTGTACTTGATTGattgagaaagtttttttttaacataatgtcaaaatataaaaacaaaaagagataaaaaaataaaataaaaacacactagTTCAAAATGAGTGGGTTAAAGCAGAAGTTTATATAATGCCACTCCAGTATATTATAACAATTTTCATTTGTTATACCATtgtcaaggcaaggcaaggcaaatttatttgtatagcacatttcatatacaagacaattcaaagtgctttccataaaacattacagcagggtgcagaaagtaataaaagagcattaaaaaacaaagattaaaaaaatgcaaacaaatggaaatggaagatgctaaaataaaatagataaaatgaaagaaattaagttccagtgtgaggaaagacaatattaaaacatgattccagcttaaaagaaccagatgtagattttgacttctaaatcaAAACTagtaaaatgcagcagagaacaggtgggtctttaaccttgatttaaataaactgagtgtttcagctgatctgaggctttctgggagtttgttccagacaggtggagcatagaagctgaatgcagcttctccatggctggttctgactctgggaaccgataagaaactggaaccagatgacctgaggctTCTGGAAGGTTCATAcagggtcaagaggtcactgatgtattttggtcctaaaccattcagggctttatagaccagcagaagaacttaaaaatatattctctgacgaacaggcagccactgtaaagacctcagagctggactgatgtggtccactttcttggtcttagtgaggactctaGCAGCAGAGTACTggataagctgcaggtgtctaattgattttttttaggtagaacctgtaaaaacactgttacaataattaagctgactaaagatggaagcatggactagtttttccaggtcctgctgagacatcagaacttttacccttgatatattcttaaggtgacagtaggctgattttgtgactcccttaatgtgtttctcaaagttaaggtctgagtccatcagtacacccagatttctagcctggttggtggtttttaggtgtatagactgaagctctgtagtgacctttaatcgtttctctttcgtgccaaagaccatcacctcgatctcctggtgacattgtaatatatatctgtgtgtcatctgcgtagctatggtaactaattttgtttttctttatgatctgtgccagtgggagcatgtagatgttaaacagaagaggccccaggatggaaccttgggggactccacatgtaatttttgtctgctcagatgtaaaattacataTTAACACAAAGTACTTTCAATTCTctaaataggatttaaaccagtgtagcgtagtgccagagaggcccacccagttctccagtcgtttcagtaatatattgtggtcagctgtatcaaatgcagcactgaggtccaataagactaagactgacatttttctatCGTCTGTATTCAAAATTTCCATGAAAACTTTGGCAAAGTcattgcagccttggtggaataaagttcaggtgctactgatacaggagggtttgttaacctgtcaacaatagcgAATAAGACCTGAGCAtcatgatagtttttgctaataatgtcagagaaataggactttcttgcattcctcagttgtaaattgtaagagtgaagtttctctttatacatgtcataatgaacctgtagatttgtttttctccatctgcgctaggctttccgacactctctttttccaggctttaccagtgtggaatttctccatggagactttttccttccagagacaaccttcaccttaataggagcaatagcAGCCATAATATTTAACCAGATGAAATGCACAAATCAAGCGTCAATTTACGTGACAAATTTGGAGCCTTACCTtcaacagcaatgtaaaaaatgaaaatcctGATTTTCTCCTGCCATAGCCAAGGAATGAAAACATAATGATATTAAGGCTTTTCTATGAGTTTAATGCAGATTTGAATGTTTGCAATTTtataacacacagaaacactccttgaaaatgttttttacttCCACCATCCAGACTAAAAGAGGCCATCACCAACTAcacctcaaaattatatttattaaaaacaacaaaaaaaaagccatgaTAAAAGGATGCCAGTTTGTCGTAAAAGGTCACTACAGAGGCCAGTGGGGCGTCCTCTAAGAAGGGGAAATTTTGtgattgactttattttttatgaagttTTACTAGGTTTCTTGTAAAGAAACGACAAATTACAGGCcattttttcatgttaatttaaagtaggggtaaaaaaaatgtcatcatAAAGGAAGTCTATGGTACAAAGCTTGTAGCTAACAGTACCGGCATAACTTTATTGTTcattctgacatttaaaaaaagtaatagtCCCACAAAATCAATGATAATCAAAATGAAGTTTAGAATATGAACTTGGTGTTTGTTTCCTGGTTTCTTTTTTGGTGATTCattcaatataaataaaaacaaacctttcATTGAAAGTCATAAAAAAGATCTTAAACGTCATCATTTTATTGAGGTTTAAATTTCAAATTACATATCAGTCACAACACAActttcttttaacaggacttaaGGGTTACGGACATCTTACAGATGGAAAGTGCAttgatatttgatattttcagttttgattGCTGCTGTGGGATCATTGATCACTCCTAAACTTCATGTAGGTCATACAGCAGGATGGAGATCTTCCATTGACTGAGAACCTTCCAGCTACTGCTGAAACTGGACAATCTTGACATTCCCGTTGACTGTAGGGCTTTCTGTGTCCCAGTCAAAGATGCTTCCTGTTTGGGAAATAATCCCAGAGGAGACATCTTTGATTGTGCTGTCTGACAGAACAGAATCCCACATATTGACATCAGTGATCGCCCCAACAAAACTCTGACTTGAGTCAAACTTTCCAAGGAAGCTGTCTGCATCCTGCCCGAGGATAACTCGGCCTCCACCAGCCACCTGGTGGTTCTTCCTGTAGATTTTGGTCAGACTTTTCCTGCCGTCCATGAAGAGTGCCGTTGCGCCTGAAATGGATTCCCAGGTGACACACAGGTGGGTCTGCAGGGCACCCAGAACAGGGACTCGGAAGAAAACACCGTCTTTAGAACTCCTGAGGTAGAGAGACAAtctaaaacacacagacatccaTCTAAATAAATGCACTAAAGCTTAAACGTTGAATGGATTATGGAGCTTTGTGTGTTCTACCTGCCGTCACTTTCCTGCCACAAATTCAGCTCATCATGATCTTGAGTACGATATGTAAACAAGCTGATCTCTCGATTTTCGGGGAGCTCTGTGGCCACACGCATGCACAGAGTGAACGCGAGTAGGTTCATTGGTTTCCGAGGGGTCAGCTCCGCATAACTGGTATCTGTCTCTACGGGGAAAATCAAGGTCTTCCCGAGGGTTCCCTGAGGATCTACGGAGGGACAACAAGATTCAGTCATGAAATGTACAAAAACTTCAGTTCATTTTTGTGGTTcctgaaagtaaaataattccTGGTTTGGGATGTGACTGAGGCAGCTCTCCAGCCTTGACGAAGATGAACACGAAGATGCACATTtcagcagttttgttttcagcttATAGTGACTTCAGACACCTAGATGCTctaaagaacaacaaaaaagtaatattcCCACAATCTGTTCCCTTCAGTTGCTTTAAGCCAACATTGTATTATTTGGTTTAAAGCAACAGAACTTTTAGTGTTTTtccagaaacaaaaaataaatgaaaacttaaagagagataaattatatttaatgtaaCCTGTTTAAACGGCATTCACGTTTTCAGTCATTGTCACtgcctttaaattaaaaacagaaataaaaaatgaaatgtttactGTTATGTATGAACAGACATGCACTTACCTGTCCATGCCACAGAGATGATGGATAAAAGGATGGCTAAACGTCTCATTTTATCTGATCCAACCTGCAGAAAAAGAAGTTCCTCACTCAAGATTTTCAGAAGcagattttatttctattttctatttttcttaatgtttagAAACATTAAATGAGGATATAAAAGTAAAGTGAAGCTGGATACTTACTGTTCTGTTGAGAAACTCCTGCTCTCAATGACAGGAGGGAACATTTATAATCCATTTTAACACGTAAAGCAAACAGAagcatgtgtttttctttaataatcgATACATAACCTGATTTCCCGTAAGGTTGCAGAACTCTAAACAGATTATATCTGTGTCCAGAGTGCAAACTGAAGCTCACAGATCAACTCAAcactacatttatttttattattttgttctgtaatacataaaaagaaagacaaaaagacttTGACAGTAAAGTTCTTTATTGTTTCTGACACTGAGAAAACAGAATGATGGAGAGTTTCAGGTGTTATTTATTCCTGTTCTTCCTGTAAACCTGTCTTAAAGTTTGCAAACAACAGGTTGtgtcatgatcatgggctgtgtttgtgtttttaagttcTGTCGTGATCgtgtttgtaatttatttagttatgattttggtttagttctggtttttgtcatgttcaaTTTAAGATCGTTACTAGTGATGACTCAAAAACCCCAAAACCTGCATCAAGTAAAAGGACGTGTCCAAATGAATAAacccttttacctgcaccaattctgcctcctgcctgattaTACCTACATTTGGGTCCCCACCTCTGCCAACACGTAACAGGTTCATGGTTGTttcaggtcaggactgcaggcaggccagtacCCGTTCCCTCTTCTTCCGCAGCCATGCCACTGTAATGTAGCAGGTTTTTGCTGAATCATCCTGATGGAAACTTCATGTATGTCCCTGGAAAAGATGTTGCTGTTAAAGCTCGGTGAACTTTTCTGTATCattaccatcacagaaccctgatccgaccacATGCACAACCCCAATCTTTAGAATATATGAAGACGCGTTTGCAGGAAGAATGGGACAAAATAACACCTGAATCTCCTCATCACCTGCTGTCCCCACTGTCAGAATATCTTTTAATTATTGGAAGAAGGAATGGGAACACTACAAAGTGAGAAAGACTTACagttccttttctttctttcttaataaAAATGGATGTACATTGATAAATTGTATGAGTTGAGCTGTTAACTTCTCTGTACTTGAACTCTAAACACAGAAAtgaacttctttcatagagtcAAGGTCTCCAACATCCAGGACTTCTGGTAATTCAAAGATAAACAaatgcttctgtttgttttatgtgtaaaaaaaagtttatacaGGTTCCAATCTGCTGTTGAGAGCAGGAGTTTCTCAGCAGAACAGTAAAATATCCAGCCTGATTTAATGTTTCTGAACGTTATGTTGAGTGAGGAACTTCATATTCTGCTGGTTTGATcagataaaatatgtttttcaacCATTCTTTCATCCTCTGTGCCATCTCTGAGTCATGGATAAATATGTGCATGTCTGCTCCAGCAAGACTGAGCTGGGAAGCAGGTGAATGggcctgtaaaataaaataaaaaaatacaatcaaataaaaataaaaaaacacattttaatttagcttctttttGTGGACTTCTCCATTCTCCAATCAGAGAGCTGGTGTGtactttttaacaaaatattctgTGAAATAAGTAAGACATTCTTTCATAAGTGGAGTTTTTATACATGAATTTGTAATGTTGTTGCTGAGgccatttttttatgattaggACTTAATCCTAGTTATTCTATAGTTCTGTGTTGCAGTTGAAATGATCTTCTTTTATTAGTGGATTTTGATTGGCTGCTAGactgaagtaaaaaagaaaaaagaatcagCCAAGAAAGGTAGATAAGAAGTCACTGGACCTTGAAGCAACATAGTCTTTTGACCTATACCGCATTTCAGTTAGTTTAACAGAAAGTCTAGATTTCAGTccttttttatgtatatgttcAAGTTTATTTTGATATTAAACGGTAAAACGAAGAACTTGACTTCAAGACTTTGCTTTCCGACGTACGGAAGCgtccagctgccacagccatgaaaaaaatatcgaagaagtttctcgttataacgagatagattctcgttataacgagatataaatcacgttttaactagatgtatttatctcgttataacgagaatctttctcgttataacgagataagttaaaaatgtatttatctcgttataacgtgataagtttattataagaacacagcctgtactgtatgcagatgttgttacgacctatattggagcaaaatacatttcatggaaaatatactcatcaagcagaaacttttcagttctttgtgacaatgattaattgttctactctggtttattgttgtacagaaatgtgggacagttatgagaaacacgtaggtcacctgcctgcgcacagtgagacggtgcgtgcctgtgtgtgtctgaattgccacagagcaggcatccccaacctgggacctcttgagccagtgtcctgaaggttttcagtgtggtttattatttccagagaaattcctaatttactacatgggattaagttttacttcattggagagatttgatgaagcttggaggagacttgttgacgttgcaccctttaagtagacaggaccacgtctttatgtcggcaacttatttctcccagtcccagcggtgcataaagcctttataattttcatttttattgtcaggagacaacatattattaactgaaagcagcgcGCACACCCTATTgtcactcagacacatgcacgcaccgtctcactgcgtgcaggcaggtgacgcaccgtgttgcttataacgGTCTTGTGTGCAAGAataaggtctgcaccagcctgttaacgacccattatttgagtcaggtgtgctgcagtatggacatactgaaaacctgcaggacactggctcaagaggtcccaagttggggaagcctgctctgtggcaattcagacacacacacgcaccgtctcactgtgcgcaggcaggtgacctacgtgtttctcataactgtcccacatttctgtacagcaataaaccagagtagaacaattaatcattgtcaaaaagaactgaaaagtttctgcttgatgagtatattttccatgaaatgtattttgctccaatataggtcgtaacaacatctgcatacagtacaggctatgttcttataataaacttatcacgttataacgagataaatacatttttaacttatctcgttataacgagaaagattctcgttataacgagataaatacatctcgttaaaacgtgatttatatctcgttataacgagaatctaTCTCGTTTTAACGAGAAACTGCTTcgatattttttttcatggctgtggcagctggacGCTTCCGTACCGACGTGCGTGTGTTGAGTGCAAAGAAGCCTGAGGTCCAAAGCTAGTGAGTCAGCCACGCTGCACCCAcagttgtaataataataataaactgagCAGCACATTAGAATTGCAGAGGATGAAAAGCCCCATCAAGAAAATACGTGCAAGGATTTTACCTTTCAAGGGGAAATTAATATAGAATTCATAAGTGGgcttcaaaaatgacaaatggaGTTTAAATATCTGATATTCAAAAATAGGTGAAACTGCCAAGAAAACGTTaatttgaatcaccctgtcgcTGAACAGTGCCATACAAATACACTTGTCTGGATACACAAAAAGGTACGTTTCACAATTTGTAGGCACGGACGGGGTTCGAACCCGCGATCTTCGGTTTACGAGACCGACGCCTTACCACTTGGCCACCGCGCCTGATAACGCGGGCAATGTCACAACATGTTGTTTTTAGATGAAGGCATGACCTGTAGGAATATATGGTGTTTACATGTTATGCATGCATACAACAGTCTTCATATTTGGTCTGATCTCCACCGGgaagtacatttaaaaattctTCTGTAAATATGtcctgttttctctttctctgcagtGCCCGGTGAGATGGGCCAACCCATGTTAAGGCATGTACCAGCTATTTTAAGGGCAATAGAATTAAATGACACCTGCTATGTCAATACTATATCAAAATTCTGATAACTTTAGAAGAAGTTCAACATGTTTTACTCTTGGCATAAGTACATACGTCGGAAACGATCGGATATAACACCAATGAAATTAAAACCATCTTGACAAAAATAATTTGGGCAGCCGAATTTCTCCACCGATGTCattactgaaaataaatgacCGTGAGGAATATTTTATGGCCTAAAATATGGATAATTAGCAACAATGTTCAAATGCTAAGTTTTCCATCCGTTCCTCTGTTGAGAGGGGAACGTTGATGGAGAAACACCCGGAAGTAGATGGTTCACAGCAGATTGAATTTCAATCTTTCCCAGAGACATAAAGCTGTAAATGTAATTTGAAGATGTGATAGGGAAGTGTACAATTTTGGGATGGTGCAGGGACTGCCCGGTCCTTGTTGATGTCATAAGTGTCTCGTGCTGTAAGTTTTGACGTTCCATGAAAATCAGAGCTAGCTAATTGAATCCTGTTAGCCAGAGGTTAGCCAGAGGTTTCTGTTATTAAGTTTATTAACAACGCGCCCGATTTAATGTATTTTCATATTTGGTTTTTGTGCTCAAGCAACTGCATGTTTTACACTGTTAGTAGCTTTCAATACAATTGGGTTCCGCTTGTGTAGCGTGTAGCTAATGCTAATCATTACTGGATAATGTAGTCACTGTAGTCACAGACAGTATCTAACGTTGTCACGCCTGGAGTTCAAAAGTGGCATAAATGCTCAGCATGTTAGACTTTTTAGACTGGTAGGTAAGATTGTCATTCGCTTTGGAGTCCAAAGTTTTTCAGCTTTCTCCATATTAATTCTTGAAAACATAACAAGCTGAAACAGTGTGTGATAAGATGCACCCAATTCTACCGCTAATTCCTGAAAGGTTGTTCCTaatcaaacacaacaaaacctcGATAATTAGAAGTCCTGTTTGGGCCATGTACTGAATTAAGGATTGAATCAATCCATGTCCAAAAGCAAGCTCATGCTGTTGATCAGGAGTGCTAAACTCACACAAAACTccaaaatttacattttgttatagtacaaagaaattaattatcaatatgtttacatttaatgaactatccttttaaaaaacattataaattaTCAAAAATTTCTTTGAGAAACATAggtttaaacaatattttgccTCACTTGcacatttgcatgtttttacccattattttatttatgttatttgatATTCTAATTATCACTtaatatacaaaacaaacacatgttaatatttcatgaaaattcatatatacaaacatttctATAAAGATATACATCTAtttgtatgtttatatatatatattcctccCAAAAAGCCCAGTTTGGACTGCTTGGTCACCTTCAGTGGCCTGATCAAGCTCTGTCTTCCACTCCTGCTTTAGCTCCTCTAAAACTATAACGTGGAAGTGCATGCCCCCAAGTTCAGAATGTGTCATCAacactttttattgcttttcaGGAATGAACAACCTCTAAAAGAGCATTTAAAATACCTTAAAAACATGTTGAAATATGAGTCTGATGTTTGTCTTGAAATCTTCTACAGCTGATCCTCCCTCCCCTCTTCATCATGCCTCTGGTGGTTGATGCTGTGTGGGCCTTGTGGAGCATCGGGGCTGGCATCTATGACTACTTCCACACCAGTGCTATGGAGGAGAGGATCCACACTCTGGAGAATGTCCTCTCCATCCATCAGTTTGTGATTGCAGGACTGTCTGCTggcctcctcctgctcctgaCCTACATACTCTGGAGAA from the Melanotaenia boesemani isolate fMelBoe1 chromosome 2, fMelBoe1.pri, whole genome shotgun sequence genome contains:
- the LOC121629234 gene encoding pentraxin fusion protein-like isoform X2, which produces MNLLRVGRGGDPNVGSDKMRRLAILLSIISVAWTDPQGTLGKTLIFPVETDTSYAELTPRKPMNLLAFTLCMRVATELPENREISLFTYRTQDHDELNLWQESDGRLSLYLRSSKDGVFFRVPVLGALQTHLCVTWESISGATALFMDGRKSLTKIYRKNHQVAGGGRVILGQDADSFLGKFDSSQSFVGAITDVNMWDSVLSDSTIKDVSSGIISQTGSIFDWDTESPTVNGNVKIVQFQQ
- the LOC121629234 gene encoding pentraxin fusion protein-like isoform X1 — its product is MNLLRVGRGGDPNVGSDKMRRLAILLSIISVAWTGNPQGTLGKTLIFPVETDTSYAELTPRKPMNLLAFTLCMRVATELPENREISLFTYRTQDHDELNLWQESDGRLSLYLRSSKDGVFFRVPVLGALQTHLCVTWESISGATALFMDGRKSLTKIYRKNHQVAGGGRVILGQDADSFLGKFDSSQSFVGAITDVNMWDSVLSDSTIKDVSSGIISQTGSIFDWDTESPTVNGNVKIVQFQQ
- the LOC121629234 gene encoding pentraxin fusion protein-like isoform X3, yielding MRRLAILLSIISVAWTGNPQGTLGKTLIFPVETDTSYAELTPRKPMNLLAFTLCMRVATELPENREISLFTYRTQDHDELNLWQESDGRLSLYLRSSKDGVFFRVPVLGALQTHLCVTWESISGATALFMDGRKSLTKIYRKNHQVAGGGRVILGQDADSFLGKFDSSQSFVGAITDVNMWDSVLSDSTIKDVSSGIISQTGSIFDWDTESPTVNGNVKIVQFQQ